Within Sorangiineae bacterium MSr11367, the genomic segment CAATCATCAGAACGCCCTTGGGGATGCGGCCACCGAGGCGCTGGAACTTCTTGGGGTCTTTGAGGAAGGCGATGATCTCTTCCACTTCGTCCTTCGCCTCGTCGACACCGGCGACGTCCGCGAAGGTGACCTTGTTCTGCGAGTCGCTCAGCATGCGGGCCTTGGCTTTGCCAAAGCTCATCGCCTTGCCGCCGCCCGCTTGGAGCTGGCGCATGAAGAGGAAGAACATCACACCGATGAAGAGCATCGGCAGCAGCGTGATGAGGGTGCTCGACCAGAAGGGCGAAGCGTCTTCCTTCTCGAAGGCGATCTTCGGCGCCGGGGCGTCCTTCGAATCGGGCTTCAAGGTGTTGAGCAGCGCTTCGTCGGCGAGCGGGCCGACGGTCTCTTTGGTCACCGTCGACTTGGTGGCGTCGTTGGTGTGAACGCGGAAGATGTATTCGCGTTCTTTGATCTTGATGTCGTCGACGTGGCCGGCGTGAACCTCATTGAGGAACTCGCTGAAGGCGACGGGTTGCTTCCTGTCTGCGGGGCTCAAAAACTGCCAGATCGCCAAGAACATGAGGATCAGCAGCACCCACAGCAGCAGCGTTTTATGCGATTGCTTCACGTTTTTACCTCGGGGGCCGGCCAGGAAAAGAGTCCTTTAACGAGTACCATCGAACCAGGGGCGCATCCATACGGGGAACAGCGTATGTGATCAGTCTTTAGGGGCGGGACGCCTTAGTGGCCTTGTGGAAGCAGTTTCCGATAAGGTTGCCTCAGCGGTCTCGGACCAAACGTGCGTCCGATCCGCCATCGCGACAAGGCCTCCAGGCAGTTGGATGCGTGCCGTGCCCGATTGGGTCCTGCGGAGTTCGGCGAGAGCGAGCTGGGTCGCACGGGACAACGGATAGGCGTGACCGCGTGCGTTCGCTGCTTCGCTGCAAGGAGCGAGCTCGTCGGCTAAGCCGCATAATTGCTCGATGATTTTGGGGCTCATGGTGCGAAGAAGTGGAAGCACTTCGTGCCGCACGCGCGCCCGTGCGAAGCGTGGGTTCGCGTTGGAAGGGTCGTTGGCAAACGCAATGACGTGACGCGTTATGTGTGCGTCAATGCTCTCGCGGTTGGCCCGAATGAGCGGACGAATGCGCGTAATTTTCCCTTCATTCGCAGCGGGCGCCTTGGCCGGCAGCACGGCGAGGCCCGCGGCGTGTGAACCTTGAAGCAGGCGAAGAAGAAATGTTTCCGCGCGATCGTCCGCGTGGTGCGCGGTGGCGATGACGGATGCGCCAAACGCCGCGGCGGCGTCCTCCAGTGCGAGGTAGCGGGCGTCACGTGCGCGCGCCTGCAAATTGCCGCCCGGCGCGACGTCGACCGAGGCGCGCCCAAATGGGACACCCAGCTCGCGTGAGAACGATTCGGCCAGGTCGAGCTCGCGCGCGGCCTCGGGCCGCAGACCGTGATCGACGCCGAAGGCGAGGAGTCGGTAGGCATTTTTTTTCGCGAGAAGACTCATCACATGCAGAAGAGCCATCGAGTCGCGTCCCCCGCTCACCGCGAGAAGAACGGCATCACCGGGCGCGAGGAGCGACTCGTCGACGATGGTGCGGCGCGCGATCGTGAGCAAGGTCGGCGGGTGCGAGGGGCGGCTCATCGGAGCTCGAACTCCTTGCAGAAGGTGATCTCTCCGCGCGCGATTTCCAACTGGTCACGGCGTGGACCGGGCGGGTAGCCATGTGCACATCGAGCCGGCGCGTCGGGTGACCCCGGGTCGAAGTGGACGCAGTCTTCGCAGGCGAAGCGAAAGGCGAAGTGCTCGGCCTCCTGGAGCAAGCGGGCATCGAGCTTCGTTTTCATCGCACCCGCTCGAGCAGAACCACGGTTTCGAGGTGGCTTGTCTGCGGAAAGAGTTCGAACGCTTCGAGGGTGTGCGGTCGGTAGAGCGGCGACAGCGTGTGCAGATCGCGCCCGAGTGTCGCGAGATCACAGGACACATAGAGGAGGAAGCGCGGCGGATTTCGAAGGCCGGCCACCTGCTCGCACACAGCGCGGGCGCCGGTTCGCGGAGGGTCGAGCACGAGAAGGTGCAGCGCCTTGGGAAGTGCGTACGTGCTGGCGTCGGCCTCGACGACCTTCGCGCCTGCGAGGCCGCGAGCGCTCAGGTTGGCCTGCGCCGCGCGGCACGCACCCGCGTGCGACTCGACCGCGACGAGCTGACCGTGCGGCGCGAGCAGCACCGTGAAGTTGCCCGCCCCCGCGTAGAGCTCGACGATGTGGGCATTCGGCACGGAGGAGAGCGCGCTCGCCGCAAGCTCGCCCACGCGGCGGGCTAGAAGGAGGTTGCCCTCCTCCGACGCTTGCGCGAAGCCGCCGACGGCAAGTTGGAGCGGCGATCCATCGGCCCCGGCCATCCACGGCGTGGGATCGCCGATGACCGCCGGGCGCGTGGCCTCGCCGCACACGATGCTGGCCCCGCGCAAGCCGGTCTCCCCGGTCGGGGTGAGCGCGCGTTCGAACCGCGCGTACACTTCGCCCGGCAGCGCACCGCTCCAGCGCACCGACAGCACGTGGCCGCGCTCGTCGTCGTTCTCGACGGGTGGACCCAACGCAATTTCCACGTCGCCGGTGCCGTGGGCGCGCTCGAATCGAGGCTCGAGCTCGAGGCGCGCGCGCTCGATGGTCGGATGGAGCACGGTGCATGCGTCGACCTCGATGGGCTCGTGGCTCGAGGGCGCGTGCATCCCAACGATGGCGCGCCCGCCGGATGCGCGCACGTGCACCCGCGCGCGCGTGCGGTAGCGCAGCGCCGAGGTCGCGCGCACGGACTCCACGGGATGCTCGCGCCAGGCCTCGGGAAGCGCGGCGCGCAGGTGCTCCAAATGGATGCGCGTCTGCGCATCGTTTGCAATTTGCATCCAATTGCAGCCGCCGCACCGCATCGTGTGGGGGCACGCAGGCTCCACCCGATCGACGCCCGCGCCCACGACGTTGCGCAGCTGCCCGCGCGCCGGACGCGGGCCGAAATCCACACGGGCCTCGATGCGATCGCCGGGGGCCGCCCCGCGCACGAACACCGCACGGCGTTCGCCCTGGTGCGTGACGATGGCCACGCCGTCCCCGCCGGGGGCGACCTCGGCGATCTCGAGCGTCATGTCGTTCGAAGGCCGGGATTTTTCCTTACGGGGTCGTGACATCGTCGCCGTTCATAGCGCGCGCTCTACCTGCATGCCAACACGGCGTATCCGCCGGTGGGATCGTGCTCGGTCAGGGTGCGTGCGGTGGCCCACACCACCGCGACCCGCGTGTCGGTGGCCGCGATGGCCAGGCGGCCGTCGCGAACCTGGGCGAGCGCGGGCACGCGCGGGTTGAGGGCGAGCTGCTCCTCGCGCAAAAATGTGGGCGTATCCGTGGCCATCTGATCGTAGGCCACGATGGTGATGGCCCCCGGTTGCTCGACCGCGAAAAAGGCGTGCGCTTTGTTGTACGCGACGTCGGCGAACGAGACCTTACCGAGCGCCTCCGTGTTGAAGCCGTCCTCGACCGTGGGCACATTTTTGCCCAAGTCGAAGACATGAAACACGACCGAGCGCCCGGCCGTGTTGCCATTGCTGGCCACCACGAGCCGCGTTCCCTGCAGGGCCATCGAGCCCCAGGTTCCCGGTATTTCGAGCGGTTGCGGAAGGTTGCCGACGCTCGCCCCCGCGACCATTTGAAGGCGAAGCACGCTTTCCTTGCCCGCGTCCGCCCCGGCGTCGGCGGCACCGGCGCTCTGTGCGGCGGAAAGCACGGCGGTGGCCGCGTTGCTGGTGGCGACCCATGCATCGCTGTGCGGC encodes:
- the tilS gene encoding tRNA lysidine(34) synthetase TilS, which codes for MSRPSHPPTLLTIARRTIVDESLLAPGDAVLLAVSGGRDSMALLHVMSLLAKKNAYRLLAFGVDHGLRPEAARELDLAESFSRELGVPFGRASVDVAPGGNLQARARDARYLALEDAAAAFGASVIATAHHADDRAETFLLRLLQGSHAAGLAVLPAKAPAANEGKITRIRPLIRANRESIDAHITRHVIAFANDPSNANPRFARARVRHEVLPLLRTMSPKIIEQLCGLADELAPCSEAANARGHAYPLSRATQLALAELRRTQSGTARIQLPGGLVAMADRTHVWSETAEATLSETASTRPLRRPAPKD
- a CDS encoding class I SAM-dependent RNA methyltransferase, with translation MSRPRKEKSRPSNDMTLEIAEVAPGGDGVAIVTHQGERRAVFVRGAAPGDRIEARVDFGPRPARGQLRNVVGAGVDRVEPACPHTMRCGGCNWMQIANDAQTRIHLEHLRAALPEAWREHPVESVRATSALRYRTRARVHVRASGGRAIVGMHAPSSHEPIEVDACTVLHPTIERARLELEPRFERAHGTGDVEIALGPPVENDDERGHVLSVRWSGALPGEVYARFERALTPTGETGLRGASIVCGEATRPAVIGDPTPWMAGADGSPLQLAVGGFAQASEEGNLLLARRVGELAASALSSVPNAHIVELYAGAGNFTVLLAPHGQLVAVESHAGACRAAQANLSARGLAGAKVVEADASTYALPKALHLLVLDPPRTGARAVCEQVAGLRNPPRFLLYVSCDLATLGRDLHTLSPLYRPHTLEAFELFPQTSHLETVVLLERVR